One region of Cydia fagiglandana chromosome 15, ilCydFagi1.1, whole genome shotgun sequence genomic DNA includes:
- the LOC134671427 gene encoding protein lin-52 homolog encodes MAAKQSSMEQEGQAAPDDIPLASLEESLLSLEKLDRASPELWPEQMPGVSEFAPLQNPNQSPPAWSRGLTKEDVVVMQQLAALSTSGLIMEVKKLHDMAYQLGLEEAKEMTRGKYLNIFARRNR; translated from the exons ATGGCCGCGAAACAGAGTTCAATGGAACAAGAAG GGCAAGCAGCACCCGACGATATTCCTCTGGCGTCCCTCGAGGAAAGCCTTTTGAGCCTAGAAAAGCTTGATCGTGCATCACCAGAGCTATGGCCTGAACAGA TGCCTGGAGTGTCCGAATTCGCACCGCTTCAGAACCCCAACCAGTCACCGCCCGCTTGGAGCAGAGGACTCACAAAAGAAGACGTGGTTGTAATGCAAC AACTGGCAGCTCTCTCAACTAGTGGCCTTATAATGGAAGTGAAGAAACTGCATGACATGGCATACCAACTTGGACTAGAAGAGGCTAAGGAAATGACAAGAGGgaaatatctgaatatatttGCAAGAAGAAATCGATAG